AGTAAACATTTGTGGtattaaagagaaagaaagaaagaaagaagccaATCGCCATGTTTATATACATTTCCATGATTTGGTTAGCTCACTGAACATGTACATGCTTTGCGATGCTGTTTTaccatatgcatatatatattcaCTTTCCATACGTTTAATGCAATTGGTTTCTTTCAGAGCAAACCTACGGGGAGGTGAATCAGCTCGGCGGAGTTTTTGTCAATGGACGTCCTTTGCCCAATGCCATAAGATTACGAATAGTGGAGTTAGCCCAGCTTGGGATTCGCCCCTGTGACATAAGCAGACAGCTCAGGGTCTCCCATGGATGTGTGAGTAAAATCCTGGCGAGATACAACGAAACTGGGTCCATTTTGCCCGGCGCAATCGGTGGGAGCAAACCACGCGTTACGACTCCGAATGTTGTAAAAAACATACGGGAATACAAACAGGGAGACCCGGGTATTTTCGCATGGGAAATCCGGGACCGTCTTCTCGCGGATGGAGTATGTGATAAGTACAACGTTCCTTCGGTCAGCTCCATAAGTCGGATATTAAGGAACAAGATTGGAAACCTCTCCCAGCCTAACCAGTATGAGAATGGCAAGCAAGCCCCTCCGCAGTCTAGTCTCTCCTATAACCACATATACCCGTATTCATACCCAAATACAATGTCTCCTTCCGGGACCAAAATGAGCAATCCATCCGGTGTCCCTGTCACGGGTGGGCATGTAAGCATTTCCCGTGGTTGGCCTTCAGCGCACACGGTCAGCAATATATTGGGTATTCGGGCTTTCATGGATCCTACAGGTGAGACTTATTGTACAGATAAATGGGTTAGACCACAACATTTTAGGCGTACATACATCAGTGATTGCATAGGCCTCACAATAGCCTATGTGGCCAGTACTCAAGGCAAGCCTGTGAGGCCTATAtgtgtataataaataaataaataactcgaGGTTTcgattttaaaaaaaacttatgATAAGCTTAAAGAACCAGCTGACATATCTGGACTATCTGGAGACATTATATTGGTGTGGCAACGAATTCTTGGACATTATTAATATTATCGGGTATGAGCTTTCACGTTCTCAGTTCTCTGGCTTAGTTCATGTTCAGAACTATAAAAGCAAATTATCTAGAACTTTTAATTAGAATTTCTATTAAATAGCCCTGTTTAATTAAGTTGATATATTTCCAAATTAAAAACTGAAAAGAACAATTACTCTTCGCGCATGAAATCCTAAAATTTTTTAAACGTTTTAATACATTTGATATAACCATAATTTTtgtaaagttaatttatttcggATTAAAAACATGTAAGGGATAGGCTACATAAAGTAACCTTATGCAATtctttataatatacagtatgaattTTAAATCCATTTGAGTGGATATGCAGAATTTCTCTTATGCAATTTAGTTATGAAAATGTCGTAGGAACGTCTTTTAAAGATCATTAaactaattaaattaaaagtgaaaccgTAACCAAACAAATTCTGACATATATTCATTACAACTGAAATGCCATGGTGCTTGGAGTAATTATTCGATGTTTGCATGCAAagctaaaaattattattattattatttattttttttattgctttttttctaGCTATTGCTAGCGCTGAAGGGTACGCACCAAAAATGGAAGACTGGGGTAGTGTCAATAGAGCGTCATTTCCCTCTGCTCACGGAGTCACTGGAATAGACAAATCAGCTATTGATGCGGACATAAAATACCATCAGGTACCGTAGACATTACATGTTTCATATATTGTTTCAGATACAGGCTATATGTTTTGTTCACAAATAATTTAGATGGCCTTTTTAGCCACACTTTAGTGTTCATGTTACAGTGTGTAATTACCACATTACTGTGTAATGCCAATGAACTATTTACTAATATGTAACATTATTTCATGGAGCTGCTTATAAATAGGATTTCACATATTAGTAAATCTATCGTAATTATATTTACACTTAACGTCTTATACGATCATTGTGCTACGTTGTTTATTGATTTTCTTAATCAGTTAATTATTCGcgatattatatttaaaatgaaaaaaaaaaaaaaatctacttcactcttacattttttttgtctgtACATATTTTCTTTTGGTTCTTTAGCCTTCATCGACTTTGTCTAGTTATGTCCCGGCGTGCGCTTACTCTCCCTCCAACCAGTATGGCGTGTACAGCGGTCCAGGCAGTTATGTGAGCACAGGGCATCACTGGCAGACCCAGGGCACCAGCCTCTCCCACACGGGCGGTGGCGTGACGATGCACCCGAGTGATATCCATTCTTCTATGGCGTTCAAACATGCAGTGCGAGATGGTACGCTTTGATAGCAATCACACTTTAACTGTCGTATATTTCGATTAAATTTGGGTCTAACCTCGAGTAGATTTTCATTTCAACTGACTGTAAGCATTATGATTTGCCAGTTGTTAGACGTTTAGTCAATCTGTAGAATTGTATTACCTAAATGTCATTGTTCTATATGTTATCAAACATTAATTATGAATCCACTGAAATAATCACAGATCACAGaaaaatataacaaagaaaaagaaagcaagGAAAAAGAAACAACGACTTATTTCTCGCTTCCAGACCTTTTGTTGCCTTCGCTGAAGagttaatattcggttattagctACTCATATACGGTTCTTGCTCTCATTTAGGCCTTCCCCTGGCAGGCTTCTATAGTGTTCTCAATTAAACCATCAGACTTGCATACACAGTTTTGTGTCGGTTAAAGGTCATGCGGGGTCAGCGGAGCATTATAAGCATTTGGAGTTGGAGTCGGAACTCACCACGTCTTAAGGACCAACATAATGAAATTATTTGCCCCATTAATATGCAACGCACGTCTAGTGTTAATCAATGCCACTTCCATTCATTTGAGGCaatggtattttatttttaatataagaaTACATATAAGCAGGTTCTTATATTTAAAGCCTTGTAAAGTATCTCAGTAGCctaaattaaaacataattaataATGGAATAAACGGCCAGGTTCGGAGCACAATATGAGCTCAAAATGAAGTATTTTACAAGATTTTATTTCAGAATAATTCTCATGACATTTATAGAACATTGTTTAAGAAAAAGTCAACATctgacatttataaaaaaataaataataataataaataaaaaataaataaatctaatcaTATTTTTTGAATGTCCCGATCCCGTAGCCTTACATTACACATAGTCAAAAGATTCTAAAACAAATAGACAATGCATGATCTGATGTAAAGAGAGTTCCAGTCTGTTTTCTCTCTAAACATGTTCTGTCTGTCCTCTGCAGGAGACAGAAAACCCCCGAGTCCCCTAGTTAAGCAGCACGAGGCCCTATGCTTACACGGACTTCCTAGCTCATCCTCATAACAGCACTTAGGGTACCAGTTTAGAGAGCGCATTTCAAGAATACAACGCCCGTAAGTTCAACCAATGCACATCCTCCAGTGGCGTGGTCTTGACGCCAATTGGCGTTACCAATGTTCAGCGCtctctgggggaaaaaaagataTTAGAAAATCCTAatgaatgttattatttattattatcattattattattatgattataatttttttttttattttatttttttttttttgctgtaactGTAACTCTGTCTCCAGGCACGGTTGTTTGTTCGGGCTGTTTAACCATTTTgacaatttattttgttttttgtttattctaTTTATatgaaaacaacaccaaagcggaTGCAAAATGAAATTTGTGATCTTATGTACATcagtacatttaaataaaacattacatagATGTCTACATTACACAACCCTCTATGTGAACAAAGTAATTAATAGTTAATGTAAATATGAATAAAGCTttagttatatatttttataaattcatGTAAATATGCTGAATAAAGGCATTGTATGAGCTGaaatcactgttttttttttattttttttttttttttatgaggccCTTTAATCTAaccttaaaaaatacaattatcgtCAAGATATGGACCTTCCTATTGCAATATTTTTTCTGTGCTCATCATGCTTttgaatttcatttcatttctccATGCCTACTCTAGAATTAGCTGTAAAAGCTATAACATCTAATTGTCCTTTTTTCCCCAACAAGAGCATGTTTAATGCAATATGTTGTGCACAGGGTGATAAGGCCATTATGCTGTTCTCTCATGTGCGCTATTGGGCGTAATGGTGCTTGGCCGCATTTGGCGCCTCCAGTGATGCTATCTGTGTTGATGCTGGACCAATGCCACAAAACGcaatatcaaatatatatatatatatatatatatatataaacacttcaTTGTTTTTGTCTCTGAACATGTACTCGGGATATCGCGATTGGACAAGTTCCGTGAAACtgttttttccattttattttggaGCAGTTTTGATGGCATTTTTGACGGGTTCCTTGATTGGAAACTATATAGTAGCCTAATGGAAATGCCAGAATGTGTTGGGTTTAGCATATAAGACATACGTGCTGATTAGCCTACATATTAAGatacatacagatacaaatacagatcttcGGGTAGCACTAactgttaaatgtaaaaatgcataagcAAGAACCGCTTGCTTAATGTTCGATATGttagacattattattattattattattattattattattattattattatcatttttaaattattattattaataataataataataataataattgatcatTATTGTGTTAATCCTTTTGATCGTGTAAACGTATATAAGTTATTATTCAATTAGTATTAATTCCGAGACTGTTCTCAGGGCTACATGATCACTTAATCTTAAAATGTTcgttcttcatttgtttttgataaatgGTGTGGCCTTTGTGTGGTGCTCGCTCGAAGCCGTTTTATTGATAGGCTACAGCAATACATTGTTATATATCTATGTCAAAAATACAATAGCTGCGTGCGATCCCCACAAACTTGAGATGTGATAACCTTGTAGGATTGTAACATAAACATTATTACGTTATCTGTCTTAtactaaaattaaattaaagccAGTGACAAGCACAAAACAATTGTTAGAATTTACATGTCATTGTCTATTAATTTGTTACAGTTTACCTTtttcattttcttcttcttcttcttcttcttcttctttttttttttttttttttttttttttttttgtgggtcaTTTAATTAGCCTTTGTGACCGTCACAACTGGGGTGTTTGAGTGCACTGCATCTCGACATTTTGAGTTCAAAAACGGTAACTTCATAGATCACTCTTGtggaaaaataataacaaaaatcatTACCGTCTTATTAGCCTGCGGTTAATTGTGTGTTATTATGGTTAGGCCTATAACCGTGCCTAACGACGATGTCtcctaaaacagtggttctcaactggttttgcttcgggacccagattttacattggaagtcAAGTAGCGACCCactatagtaaaaacgtaacctgtatttaatgtatcctgggtcgcatttccttttatcttgcatagatttgttcatggttttcaagtataaggacatgcatcaagtgacattatttttgttgttgacgtcaacaacaaaatctacacgaagttttctctccccccttttaaaaattgaagagcatgtttatttataggttatgagcccattattatcccgtttgtttcctaatttcaaacatcattcaaacagaacatacatattacacaggaggaaaggctcctcataaccatggttaggtcaatgtagctagtcttaaataatagtaataataataataataaattatagtagcctattgatgaaaaaaacaaaaacaaaatactagccgaaacacattttgaaacttacaactgccactgttgatataaaaatggggtctaatagattctacctatagattatttcatatgaaactataacattttgtcaaaatataacagttactttttactcatgtaaaatcgtgaaactttGTAAAGGTGATGTTGTGTaatgattgtattttatttttttagcgcataacacagtgttgctctATTCCTAATGTTTTTCCTcatgctgtttggcatgtcggggctgcctgtttgatgggtttgacttgacttcctctgtgacgctttaaactagaaaagtcttactagaattgaaatgggtcacatcagttttaaGGTCTGCGCGCCGCAATATCAAGGGAAGGCCGGCTGTTGCGCCCGAGAGTCAGAGAGCAAGGAGGTCATTAGCGCGAGCTGGTAATGTTACACTCGCGCGAAAGCTTAACGCACCGCGAAAATATCACAGTGCAAATGAGAAGACTTTAGCTGAATGCGAGCTTATCATTAAATCtcttcattatatattatattatcattaaataatctctatcacttgggcggccgccgaaaaatcattgttctttccctgctgtccgcgacccattccgaatagacctgcgacccacttttggatcgcaacccaccagttgagaaacggTGTCCTAAAATATCTTACCGAATTCCGAGTTCCGAGCAAAAATTTCACATTATATTCATCCGCAAACGAAACAAAAACTCAACATCAGTAATGATTCTTATCAACACCATTAatggcctaataataataataataataacaataataataataatcttgaaACGGGCCTAATTTTAAATTATTCTTAATAACGCGTGTACAAATAATCCACATCTCAAAAGTTTATTCACAGTAGTCTAAACGAGGACTTAAGCCTACACCacaaatatagaaatattttaatattttatggtgttttatggTGTGACGTGTCCAGCATGGAACAAACTTATGCAAGACTGTAAAATGTGGATTTTCTGGTTCTACGCGGCAGTTTCAGTGTAAACCGAAAACTTTTGGTGGCACAGTTGTTGGCTGTATGAAGATGAAGGTGACCAGTGTAGTGTCACTAATCATCTATGTTTTCCAGTCCATTACATTTTCACATTAGTCAAAGTTAAATGGACTTTCTTTGATGTTTTTCAACATCAAATTAAGAAAGGACATTCTAGCTTTTAAAACTCGTTGCAACATTAAGGCTACATCTCTTATCTGTCTGAAGGTTAAATTTGTAATTTGATACCACTGAGCGTTAGAGATTCTGACTGATTGTTTCACCGCTGAAAGATCTATGTGACGTGCCTGAAACATTGCTGACAGTGCTTGCACTCTCCTGCCATACCTATCCCATAGGCACCATAGACTAAGACTCTTAATGAGCAACCTCTAAGTGTCCCTCAGTAGCCTAATTATGAAAAGCAAGAGGAATATAGTGTTTTAGCACTAGCTACTTCGGTTCTACAATACTAGGTAGATTTAAGTAGAAATAAAACGTAAGACTATTAcactgattttaaaatgtacttataattttaacattttcgtAATTTTTCATTATTATGATGCGTTAATTACATTATTTCGATAAAAAGCTAGCTAGCTCAAAAAGTAAAACTtatggtacaacggggctaaagacaaaatttgtttgtttttttcttcttgcattgtgtaaaaaacaacaacaataacaatttatatttaatattaatatagcaacatcatttgtttgaaaaataataatgaaagtttgttttgattaaaataataataataataattattattattaatattatttatttttttaaaggtgtgatGGGACTTTTTATCCCACACTTATTGGTGCTTTTAATAGTGCAagatgcttttttcttttttttttttttttaaacatctcaagtattctataaacacatGAATATTCATTCTGACTGAGTCAGTCAATGTGagtccactttg
This Myxocyprinus asiaticus isolate MX2 ecotype Aquarium Trade chromosome 20, UBuf_Myxa_2, whole genome shotgun sequence DNA region includes the following protein-coding sequences:
- the LOC127410976 gene encoding paired box protein Pax-1-like is translated as MLLHSAIEGKLFQINASQEQMEQTYGEVNQLGGVFVNGRPLPNAIRLRIVELAQLGIRPCDISRQLRVSHGCVSKILARYNETGSILPGAIGGSKPRVTTPNVVKNIREYKQGDPGIFAWEIRDRLLADGVCDKYNVPSVSSISRILRNKIGNLSQPNQYENGKQAPPQSSLSYNHIYPYSYPNTMSPSGTKMSNPSGVPVTGGHVSISRGWPSAHTVSNILGIRAFMDPTAIASAEGYAPKMEDWGSVNRASFPSAHGVTGIDKSAIDADIKYHQPSSTLSSYVPACAYSPSNQYGVYSGPGSYVSTGHHWQTQGTSLSHTGGGVTMHPSDIHSSMAFKHAVRDGDRKPPSPLVKQHEALCLHGLPSSSS